In Clostridiales bacterium, one genomic interval encodes:
- a CDS encoding PAS domain S-box protein codes for MRSLRRAALLVAGGYAVVATVWIIASDRAALLLFGADRLPQLQTVKGLAYVAVTSAVLYLIVRGLLGRAASALVRERVLSERLDRIHALLRETATLLISVEDDRELLELVCERAVTVGGFTGAWVGALESHGAVGVVAAYRAEAIAHLESTDQDACGEMRCPVWQVLTGSELIVENDVQAHTAGSRWKALSEAGVRSLVAIPVSRNDTEVLALCVFSAESNAFGPAETVALERLGTDLATGLERLAAAQQRAEMTARLEESERRYRDLFISAPRPMWVYDLETLRFLAVNDAAIAQYGYSRDEFLAKAITDIRPPDDIDRFLANVAQVGEGFERAGMWRHVTSDGRVIDVEITSHVIEWEWRRAELVVADDVTAVLESTRALERARARLATIIETSPVPIVVSDADGAITVWNPAAETVFGWSAEEVLGKPNPIVPREEWSEHVGGLGAPDWAAAPAQFQASRMTKGGQSREVVVHTAALDTVPGAPKERVAVIVDITERVKVEAELALHRQHLEELVEERTRELLLANEELQRATQVKSQFLASMSHELRTPLNSIIGFSGVLLQGLAGALEPEQESQIRMINRSGNHLLALINDVLDLSRIESGQVHLEAASFDLCEVVRFVVETLRSDAEGKGLELHADCPDVGVAGFADKLKTQQILFNLVGNGVKFTDEGSVKVKVVAGSETVDVHVTDTGPGILPHEHELVFEEFQQSSGVSQTTPSGTGLGLTISRRLARLMGGDVSLTSNHGSGSVFTFTLPRNRV; via the coding sequence GTGCGCTCGCTGAGAAGGGCTGCCCTCTTGGTCGCCGGAGGCTACGCGGTCGTGGCCACGGTGTGGATCATTGCTTCGGACCGGGCGGCCCTCCTGCTGTTCGGCGCTGATCGTCTCCCGCAGCTTCAGACGGTTAAGGGACTTGCGTACGTAGCGGTGACTTCGGCAGTGCTCTACCTGATCGTCAGGGGGCTTCTCGGCAGGGCGGCATCAGCGTTAGTGCGCGAGAGGGTTCTGAGCGAACGGCTCGACCGGATTCACGCGCTGCTCAGAGAGACCGCCACGTTACTTATCAGCGTAGAGGACGATCGGGAACTCCTCGAGTTGGTGTGTGAGCGCGCTGTGACGGTAGGTGGCTTCACGGGCGCGTGGGTAGGGGCTCTCGAGTCACACGGCGCTGTCGGAGTTGTGGCGGCGTACCGCGCTGAGGCGATCGCGCATCTTGAATCGACCGATCAGGATGCGTGTGGCGAGATGCGATGCCCGGTGTGGCAGGTGCTCACCGGTTCGGAGCTCATCGTCGAAAACGACGTGCAGGCGCACACGGCCGGATCGAGATGGAAAGCTCTCAGCGAGGCGGGAGTACGCTCTCTCGTGGCGATCCCTGTCTCGAGGAATGACACCGAGGTACTTGCGCTGTGTGTGTTTTCGGCCGAGTCGAACGCGTTTGGACCAGCGGAGACGGTTGCGCTCGAGCGCCTCGGCACCGATCTGGCGACCGGGCTTGAGCGTCTTGCTGCTGCACAGCAGAGGGCCGAGATGACGGCGCGGCTCGAAGAGAGTGAGCGGCGTTATCGAGACCTGTTTATCTCGGCGCCACGTCCGATGTGGGTGTACGACCTCGAGACCCTAAGGTTCCTCGCTGTCAACGATGCGGCCATCGCGCAGTACGGCTACAGCAGGGACGAGTTTCTCGCAAAGGCGATCACCGATATTCGGCCTCCGGATGACATCGACCGGTTCTTGGCGAACGTCGCGCAGGTAGGCGAGGGGTTCGAAAGGGCTGGCATGTGGAGACATGTGACCTCTGACGGAAGAGTCATCGACGTTGAGATCACGTCTCATGTGATTGAGTGGGAGTGGCGCCGGGCGGAACTCGTGGTCGCAGACGATGTCACGGCGGTGCTTGAGTCGACGCGCGCGCTTGAACGCGCGCGCGCTCGTCTGGCTACGATCATCGAGACCTCACCCGTGCCGATCGTCGTGAGTGATGCCGACGGCGCCATCACGGTGTGGAATCCGGCGGCTGAGACAGTGTTTGGATGGAGCGCTGAAGAGGTGCTCGGCAAACCGAATCCAATCGTGCCGCGCGAGGAGTGGAGCGAGCATGTTGGCGGATTGGGGGCACCTGACTGGGCGGCCGCGCCTGCGCAGTTCCAGGCTAGCCGGATGACGAAGGGTGGCCAATCGCGCGAGGTCGTCGTGCACACCGCGGCGCTCGACACCGTGCCGGGAGCTCCGAAGGAGCGCGTTGCGGTTATCGTTGACATCACTGAGCGCGTTAAGGTCGAGGCTGAACTCGCGCTTCATCGGCAGCATCTTGAGGAGCTTGTCGAGGAGCGCACCCGGGAACTGCTTCTGGCGAACGAAGAACTGCAACGGGCGACACAGGTGAAGAGCCAGTTCCTCGCGAGCATGAGTCACGAGCTTCGGACACCGCTCAATTCGATCATCGGGTTTTCCGGTGTGCTGTTGCAAGGACTCGCCGGCGCGCTCGAGCCGGAACAGGAGAGCCAGATCCGCATGATCAACCGGTCCGGCAACCATCTGCTCGCGCTCATTAACGACGTGCTCGACCTCTCGAGGATTGAATCTGGCCAGGTTCACCTTGAGGCCGCTTCCTTCGATTTGTGTGAGGTGGTCCGCTTCGTGGTCGAGACGCTGAGGTCAGATGCCGAAGGTAAGGGTCTTGAGCTGCACGCCGACTGTCCCGATGTCGGTGTCGCCGGGTTCGCCGATAAACTCAAAACCCAGCAGATTCTCTTCAACCTCGTGGGAAATGGCGTCAAGTTCACGGATGAGGGATCAGTGAAGGTTAAGGTAGTTGCTGGCTCAGAAACAGTCGATGTGCACGTGACGGACACGGGTCCAGGCATACTTCCGCACGAGCATGAACTTGTGTTCGAGGAGTTTCAGCAGTCGTCGGGTGTGTCGCAGACGACACCAAGCGGGACCGGTCTCGGGCTGACGATATCACGCAGGCTGGCGCGACTCATGGGCGGGGATGTGAGCTTAACGAGCAACCACGGCTCGGGATCGGTCTTCACGTTCACCCTACCTAGGAACCGTGTGTAG
- a CDS encoding RluA family pseudouridine synthase has translation MSFNRGELVVGADAAGKRIDVYLSETGNAHSRSAAARLVEDGHVLVDGTAVRKSHILEVGERVAVNVPLSEECDLIPEDIPLDIRYEDEHMIVLSKQAGLVVHPAYGNWTGTLVHALLAHCGGGLGTLQGDDRPGIVHRLDKDTTGLMMVAKSDAVQAALSELIKVRAIDRRYLALVHGYIAPDSGLIDAPLGRDSKDRMRMAVVESPGSRQAVTTFRVLERFMAARDDDGYTLVECKLYTGRTHQIRVHMAYTHHPVVGDQLYGRRKPRADKGLSRQFLHAYRLSLDHPVTGESLEFLDPLPADLAAVLAAIKPDSMGVTDAGEETFRALSSKNPGSMG, from the coding sequence ATGAGTTTCAACCGTGGCGAGCTCGTGGTAGGGGCTGATGCCGCGGGGAAGCGTATCGACGTTTACCTGAGCGAGACCGGAAACGCGCATTCGCGCTCGGCGGCGGCCCGTCTCGTTGAAGACGGTCACGTTCTTGTCGACGGGACAGCGGTCCGCAAGAGTCACATTCTTGAGGTGGGCGAGCGAGTCGCCGTGAACGTTCCGCTATCCGAGGAGTGCGACCTCATTCCGGAAGACATCCCGCTTGACATCCGCTACGAGGACGAGCACATGATCGTTCTCTCCAAGCAGGCGGGGTTGGTCGTTCATCCGGCGTACGGCAACTGGACCGGCACACTCGTGCACGCGCTTCTCGCGCACTGCGGAGGAGGGTTGGGCACCCTGCAAGGTGATGACAGACCAGGAATCGTGCATCGGCTCGATAAGGACACGACCGGACTCATGATGGTCGCCAAGAGCGACGCCGTTCAGGCCGCGCTTTCCGAGTTGATCAAGGTACGCGCGATCGATCGCCGGTATCTGGCGCTCGTTCACGGATACATCGCACCCGACAGCGGATTGATCGACGCTCCGCTCGGACGGGATTCAAAGGACCGGATGCGGATGGCGGTGGTCGAGTCTCCCGGCTCTCGGCAGGCAGTGACCACGTTTAGGGTACTTGAACGATTCATGGCCGCTCGTGACGACGACGGGTACACCTTAGTCGAGTGCAAGCTGTACACGGGTCGCACGCATCAGATCCGTGTTCACATGGCCTACACGCATCATCCGGTGGTCGGAGACCAGCTCTACGGACGCAGAAAGCCTCGTGCGGACAAGGGTCTTAGCAGGCAGTTCTTGCACGCGTACCGCCTCTCCCTCGATCACCCTGTCACAGGTGAGAGTCTCGAGTTTCTCGACCCGTTGCCTGCCGATCTCGCCGCGGTGCTCGCAGCCATCAAGCCGGATTCGATGGGAGTGACTGACGCCGGAGAGGAGACGTTTCGGGCGCTCTCGTCGAAAAACCCGGGTAGTATGGGGTAG
- the lspA gene encoding signal peptidase II: protein MQIRRGIALEARRPVALFGAVAAAVLAIDQLTKYVIRAILDPAQSIPLIEGVFHLTYIRNTGAAFGLMPGQRSLFITTTVLVLAAIGVYCWRARPSGLVLVSSLALVTGGAIGNLIDRVVAGRVTDFFDFRNFPVFNIADTALVTGAAGLFVWALLAPIDEREDHAEGDQPQGSPDHPGDGLVEETGTSGEPDR, encoded by the coding sequence ATGCAAATCCGCCGAGGAATCGCGCTAGAGGCCCGTCGGCCGGTCGCGCTCTTCGGAGCGGTGGCCGCAGCCGTCCTCGCCATCGATCAGCTGACCAAGTACGTGATCCGGGCCATTCTGGACCCGGCTCAGTCGATTCCGTTGATCGAAGGCGTGTTTCACCTCACGTACATCCGCAACACAGGAGCCGCGTTTGGCCTCATGCCGGGACAACGCTCACTGTTCATCACGACCACCGTGCTCGTTCTTGCCGCGATTGGTGTGTACTGCTGGCGTGCTCGGCCGTCCGGCTTGGTGCTCGTCTCGTCGCTTGCGCTCGTAACCGGTGGAGCGATAGGCAACCTGATCGATCGGGTCGTAGCCGGGAGGGTGACCGACTTCTTCGATTTCCGGAACTTCCCGGTGTTCAACATCGCCGATACCGCGCTGGTGACGGGAGCGGCAGGGCTGTTCGTGTGGGCGCTATTGGCTCCGATCGATGAGCGCGAGGACCATGCAGAGGGTGACCAGCCACAGGGCAGCCCAGATCACCCCGGTGACGGCCTCGTGGAAGAAACTGGGACATCCGGGGAGCCGGACCGATGA
- a CDS encoding TraR/DksA C4-type zinc finger protein translates to MDETTRHSLREHLESQLARLQTQVETIEREGHEALSEASGENNYRDHMADQGSATFDRELDLSLEENVRDSLAVVRHALARMDQGSYGMCEQCGVEIPGARLEAMPTATLCIICKSAEESR, encoded by the coding sequence ATGGACGAGACGACACGGCATAGTTTACGCGAGCACCTCGAGTCCCAACTCGCTCGGCTGCAGACTCAAGTCGAGACGATCGAGCGAGAGGGACACGAGGCGCTCTCCGAAGCGAGCGGTGAGAACAACTACCGTGACCATATGGCCGACCAAGGCTCGGCCACGTTCGATCGCGAACTCGATTTGTCCCTTGAGGAAAACGTCCGCGACTCGCTTGCGGTGGTGCGTCACGCGCTTGCGCGCATGGACCAAGGCTCCTACGGCATGTGCGAACAGTGCGGTGTTGAGATACCGGGAGCACGTCTCGAAGCAATGCCCACCGCTACCTTGTGCATCATATGCAAATCCGCCGAGGAATCGCGCTAG
- the ileS gene encoding isoleucine--tRNA ligase, whose amino-acid sequence MDYKQTMNLPVTGFPMRANLAQREPEWIAFWDEIDLHGRAVAANRDGEPFILHDGPPYANGHIHMGTAFNKVFKDLIVKYKTMRGYYSPYVPGWDCHGQPIEHQVEKNLGPEKMAKISQAKLRELCRDYAMKFVGVQAEEFRRLGVVGDFENPYLTLNPTYEAGNVRIFKEMYNRGMIYKGSKPIHWCIRCHTALAEAEIEYADVTSNSIYVAFRMTSATPWDAEGDVSALIWTTTPWTLPANVAVTLAEGADYVGVKREGRVYVLAEELVEAVALVAGWVEGSWEVVGPRVKGSELAGATYAQPIHDGVEGVIITGEHVDLSTGTGAVHTAPGHGDEDYLMGVRHGLPMPMPVDDDGVFDPGGGPFEGMSVHDANPRIIEWLTGRGALLAATRVQHSYPHCWRCKQPVIFRATEQWFVSMDSAAEGVRPLREGAMEAIGQVEWIPGWSVNRISAMVSDRPDWCISRQRAWGVPIPVFTCASCGETVATEATFDAVIALFENEGADAWFVKDPAEYLPENTVCGRCGGTKLVPEDDIVDVWWESGVSHTSVLDVRPELHRPAELYLEGSDQHRGWFQSALLTSVGAYDAPPYERVLTHGFIVDGDGRKMSKSLGNVVSPLDVVAKSGADIIRLWASSADYGQDISVSEEILDRTSEAYRRIRNTFRFLLSNLYDFEPEMTVEWADMPEIDRYALVTLSDLVAKVTVAYDSWRFHQVFHAVHGYCVTDLSSFYLDVIKDRLYSDGSDSPSRRSAQTVLAAVLVDLVRLVAPILAFTAEEVWRFTPEALRGESVSVHLAGWPVRTVPADEAVGLRSAYGVVLEVRDAVTKALEDARNAKVVGKSQEASVALSVAPTYAEVLRGRGERSLADMFIVSDVEIIGAEEGAPIHVVITRAAGQKCPRCWNHRELGSDGVFPEVCARCASVLAAIA is encoded by the coding sequence GTGGATTACAAGCAGACGATGAATCTGCCGGTGACCGGTTTTCCGATGCGGGCGAACCTTGCTCAAAGGGAGCCGGAGTGGATCGCATTTTGGGACGAGATCGATCTTCACGGCCGAGCAGTCGCGGCCAACCGGGACGGCGAGCCATTTATCCTCCATGACGGTCCCCCGTACGCTAACGGTCACATCCATATGGGGACGGCGTTTAACAAGGTGTTCAAAGACCTCATCGTGAAGTACAAGACGATGCGCGGATACTACTCGCCGTACGTTCCCGGCTGGGATTGCCACGGCCAGCCCATAGAGCACCAGGTCGAGAAGAATCTTGGCCCCGAGAAGATGGCGAAGATCTCCCAGGCCAAGCTCCGCGAGCTCTGTCGCGACTACGCGATGAAGTTTGTGGGCGTACAGGCCGAGGAGTTCCGCCGTCTTGGTGTGGTGGGCGATTTCGAGAACCCGTACCTCACGCTCAACCCCACCTACGAGGCCGGCAACGTGCGTATCTTCAAGGAGATGTACAACCGTGGCATGATCTACAAGGGCTCCAAGCCCATCCACTGGTGCATCCGCTGCCACACTGCGCTTGCCGAGGCGGAGATCGAGTACGCCGACGTGACCTCGAACTCCATCTACGTCGCGTTCCGCATGACCTCGGCCACGCCTTGGGACGCGGAGGGCGACGTGAGCGCGCTCATCTGGACGACGACCCCGTGGACGCTTCCCGCAAACGTCGCGGTCACGCTCGCCGAGGGTGCCGACTACGTGGGTGTCAAGCGCGAGGGGCGCGTCTACGTGCTTGCCGAGGAGCTCGTCGAGGCCGTCGCGCTGGTGGCTGGCTGGGTTGAGGGCTCGTGGGAGGTCGTCGGGCCGCGTGTGAAGGGCTCGGAGCTTGCTGGCGCGACGTACGCGCAGCCCATCCACGACGGTGTCGAGGGCGTCATCATCACCGGCGAGCACGTCGACCTGTCGACGGGCACCGGCGCCGTGCACACCGCGCCTGGTCACGGCGACGAGGACTACCTCATGGGCGTGCGCCACGGGCTTCCGATGCCGATGCCCGTCGACGACGACGGCGTGTTCGACCCGGGCGGCGGGCCGTTCGAGGGCATGAGCGTGCACGACGCCAACCCGCGCATCATCGAGTGGCTCACCGGGCGCGGTGCCTTGCTCGCCGCGACCAGGGTCCAGCACAGCTATCCGCACTGCTGGCGCTGCAAGCAGCCGGTCATCTTCCGCGCGACCGAGCAGTGGTTCGTGAGCATGGACAGCGCCGCTGAGGGCGTCCGTCCACTCCGCGAGGGCGCGATGGAGGCGATCGGGCAGGTCGAGTGGATTCCGGGCTGGTCGGTCAATCGCATCTCAGCGATGGTTTCCGACCGCCCCGACTGGTGCATCAGCCGCCAGCGTGCGTGGGGTGTGCCGATTCCCGTCTTCACCTGCGCCTCGTGCGGCGAGACGGTCGCGACCGAAGCGACATTCGACGCGGTCATCGCGCTCTTCGAGAACGAGGGCGCTGACGCGTGGTTCGTGAAGGACCCAGCCGAATACCTGCCCGAGAACACCGTCTGTGGACGCTGCGGCGGCACGAAGCTCGTGCCCGAAGACGACATCGTCGACGTGTGGTGGGAGAGCGGCGTGAGCCACACGAGCGTGCTCGACGTCCGCCCCGAACTCCACCGTCCAGCTGAACTTTACCTTGAGGGTTCCGATCAGCACAGGGGCTGGTTCCAATCAGCGTTGCTGACGAGCGTCGGGGCGTACGACGCACCTCCCTACGAGCGGGTGCTCACGCACGGGTTCATCGTCGACGGCGACGGCAGGAAAATGTCTAAGTCGCTTGGCAACGTGGTTTCTCCACTCGACGTGGTCGCGAAGTCCGGCGCCGACATCATCCGCCTCTGGGCCTCCTCCGCCGATTACGGTCAGGACATCTCGGTTTCTGAGGAGATCCTCGATCGAACGAGCGAGGCGTATCGCCGCATCCGGAACACGTTCAGGTTCCTCCTGTCTAACCTGTATGATTTCGAACCTGAGATGACGGTTGAGTGGGCGGATATGCCCGAGATCGACCGGTACGCGCTCGTCACGCTCTCAGATCTCGTTGCGAAGGTTACTGTCGCGTACGATTCTTGGAGGTTTCACCAGGTCTTCCATGCGGTCCACGGGTACTGTGTGACCGATCTTTCCTCTTTCTACCTTGACGTCATAAAGGACCGCCTCTACTCAGACGGTAGTGACTCACCTTCGCGCCGCAGCGCACAGACGGTTCTTGCGGCTGTGCTTGTAGACCTCGTGCGCCTCGTCGCGCCGATTCTCGCGTTTACCGCTGAGGAGGTCTGGCGTTTCACACCTGAGGCGCTTCGGGGCGAGTCGGTGAGCGTGCACCTCGCCGGCTGGCCGGTGCGTACGGTCCCCGCCGATGAGGCCGTTGGCTTGCGTAGCGCGTACGGAGTAGTGCTGGAGGTTCGCGACGCGGTTACCAAGGCGCTTGAAGACGCGCGAAACGCGAAGGTTGTTGGCAAGAGCCAGGAAGCGTCAGTCGCGCTTTCTGTGGCGCCAACGTACGCCGAGGTGCTCCGCGGCCGCGGTGAGAGGTCCCTTGCCGATATGTTCATAGTCTCTGATGTCGAGATCATCGGAGCCGAGGAGGGCGCACCTATTCACGTGGTCATCACGCGTGCCGCGGGCCAGAAGTGTCCGAGGTGCTGGAATCACCGGGAGCTTGGCTCGGACGGTGTCTTTCCTGAGGTTTGCGCCCGGTGCGCCTCGGTGCTCGCCGCTATCGCATGA
- a CDS encoding DivIVA domain-containing protein: MKLTPLDIHHKEFRHSLRGYSEEEVDGFLDQVADEFERLFKENIDMSERLEAATEKVKTYQEMERTLHNTMLAAQRSAEDIVGKAREEADAILKDAEVKAKEIIHNALTSKQSVAGELVRIKQAEEEFRSRFTAMLEAHLRGVTEITLPEDISVLAGVTEAGVISAVEVVSDSATAAFDGRGAVMPEPLPSAAPEMGKRERPGATMAMPAAAAAAVAAEAATPGFVSGVMLGETKSPDLPPDLELAEPREYPMVSFDSLGEREDDLDIEEID, from the coding sequence ATGAAGCTCACACCGCTTGATATCCATCACAAGGAGTTCCGGCACTCCCTCCGCGGTTACAGTGAGGAGGAGGTGGACGGCTTTCTCGATCAAGTCGCCGATGAGTTCGAGCGCCTCTTCAAAGAGAACATCGACATGAGCGAGAGACTCGAGGCAGCGACTGAGAAGGTCAAGACCTACCAGGAGATGGAGCGCACTCTCCATAACACGATGCTCGCGGCTCAGCGTTCCGCCGAGGACATCGTGGGCAAAGCGCGCGAGGAGGCCGATGCGATCCTGAAGGACGCGGAGGTCAAGGCCAAGGAGATAATCCACAACGCACTCACGAGCAAGCAGAGTGTCGCCGGTGAACTCGTGCGAATCAAACAGGCCGAGGAGGAGTTCCGGAGCCGATTCACAGCCATGCTCGAGGCCCACTTGAGGGGCGTGACCGAGATCACGCTCCCAGAAGACATCAGCGTGCTCGCGGGTGTGACCGAGGCGGGGGTAATCTCGGCGGTAGAGGTCGTTTCAGACTCCGCTACGGCGGCGTTCGACGGACGAGGCGCAGTGATGCCGGAGCCGTTGCCATCGGCAGCGCCCGAGATGGGGAAGCGCGAACGTCCTGGCGCTACCATGGCCATGCCGGCCGCGGCCGCGGCCGCCGTTGCCGCAGAAGCCGCGACGCCCGGTTTCGTGAGCGGCGTCATGCTTGGGGAGACTAAGAGCCCCGACTTGCCACCCGATCTCGAACTTGCCGAGCCGCGCGAGTATCCTATGGTGTCGTTCGATTCGCTCGGCGAGCGGGAAGATGACCTCGACATCGAGGAGATCGACTAG
- a CDS encoding YggT family protein, whose protein sequence is MNLASIVSSVLDFYSLLIFIYVIMSWFPIRDGVFADIYRVIGSLAEPYIGIFRRIVPAAGPIDFSPLIALVVLRYLIQPVLVRLVQTLGL, encoded by the coding sequence GTGAATCTCGCGTCCATTGTTAGCAGCGTTCTTGATTTCTACTCACTGCTGATCTTCATCTACGTCATCATGTCGTGGTTTCCGATCCGCGATGGCGTGTTCGCCGACATCTACCGCGTGATCGGTTCGCTCGCCGAGCCCTACATTGGGATATTTCGCAGGATCGTCCCGGCTGCGGGTCCGATCGACTTCTCACCACTCATAGCGCTCGTCGTCTTGCGCTATCTGATCCAGCCTGTGCTTGTCCGGCTCGTGCAAACGCTCGGCCTGTAG
- the proC gene encoding pyrroline-5-carboxylate reductase, whose amino-acid sequence MGEAIVAGFIGAGFYVPAEVMVVEPDAARREILESTLGVVCMAEANTTLSRAQLIILAVKPQVIGEVVAGLASHITDALVVSIAAGVSCARLEMLLPPGTAVVRVMPNTPAIVGKGMSVVSGGSSARPEQVGLVCEVFSSLGDAVVLDERHQDAATALSGSGPAYVALFIDALARAGIHHGLPAKVARRLALKTVAGTAALIETTGQQPEQVIDGVASPGGTTIAGIEALESGGVRSAVLAAVTAAVVRAKELGT is encoded by the coding sequence ATGGGCGAGGCGATCGTTGCCGGTTTCATCGGCGCGGGGTTTTACGTCCCCGCTGAGGTGATGGTGGTTGAGCCGGACGCGGCGCGCCGAGAGATCCTGGAGTCCACCCTCGGCGTTGTGTGTATGGCCGAGGCGAACACCACGCTTTCCCGGGCGCAGCTCATCATCTTGGCGGTCAAGCCTCAGGTCATCGGTGAGGTTGTTGCCGGGCTCGCCTCGCACATCACTGATGCGCTTGTCGTGTCGATCGCCGCGGGTGTTTCCTGCGCGCGCCTTGAGATGTTGCTGCCACCCGGAACGGCCGTGGTCCGGGTCATGCCCAACACCCCCGCGATCGTGGGCAAGGGCATGAGCGTTGTGAGCGGCGGTTCCAGCGCACGCCCTGAGCAAGTCGGCTTGGTGTGTGAGGTCTTCTCGTCGCTTGGTGACGCCGTCGTGCTCGATGAGCGCCATCAAGACGCGGCCACCGCGCTTTCTGGTTCGGGACCGGCGTACGTGGCGCTCTTCATCGACGCGCTCGCGAGGGCAGGCATACATCACGGATTGCCCGCTAAAGTCGCCAGACGGCTCGCGCTAAAGACTGTCGCCGGCACCGCCGCGCTCATCGAAACGACCGGACAACAACCTGAACAGGTGATAGACGGGGTGGCTAGTCCGGGCGGCACCACCATTGCAGGCATCGAGGCGCTCGAATCGGGCGGGGTACGGAGCGCGGTCTTAGCCGCCGTCACCGCCGCGGTCGTGCGCGCAAAGGAGCTGGGCACGTGA
- a CDS encoding cell division protein SepF, with translation MGLWQRIKVRLGLEDDWDEEYDDENDDYDGETDEPRRSDASYGRDGYSSPYATPASTSVKRLSREPDIGRARDATPLRSVPAGGEVSAMRPQLKMAIVEPKSFTEAQAIADKFKSGTPVIMNMSATKPDLAKRVLDFASGLTYGLDGGLQKVSDKVFMLTPANVDVSAEDRRRLRDTGLFTME, from the coding sequence GTGGGCCTGTGGCAACGCATCAAGGTACGCCTCGGTCTCGAGGACGACTGGGACGAGGAGTACGACGACGAGAACGATGACTACGATGGCGAAACCGACGAGCCGCGGCGCTCGGACGCATCCTACGGACGGGACGGTTACAGCTCCCCGTACGCGACGCCCGCTTCCACGTCGGTCAAGCGACTCTCGCGCGAGCCGGACATCGGCCGTGCACGTGACGCAACACCGCTGCGAAGCGTTCCTGCTGGAGGCGAGGTCTCGGCGATGAGGCCTCAGCTCAAGATGGCGATTGTGGAGCCGAAGAGCTTCACTGAAGCGCAGGCAATCGCAGATAAGTTCAAGTCAGGCACGCCTGTGATAATGAACATGTCGGCGACCAAGCCCGATCTGGCAAAGCGCGTACTCGATTTTGCGAGCGGACTCACGTACGGACTCGACGGAGGATTGCAGAAGGTCTCCGACAAGGTCTTCATGCTCACGCCAGCCAACGTCGATGTCTCCGCCGAGGACAGGCGCCGGTTGCGCGACACTGGCCTGTTCACGATGGAGTGA
- a CDS encoding YggS family pyridoxal phosphate-dependent enzyme: protein MGFVAARYEAVRRHIADAADASGRDPSGITIVAVTKTVGVQEIREAVSAGVADFGENRVQEFLGKRGLFPDVRWHFIGTLQTNKVKDIVGRASLIHSVDSYRLLETIDRRAAEAGVVQPVLLQVNVSGEDSKHGFDPCDVHEALAEASRMDFIEVRGLMTMAPLGRAEDVRWVFRELRELRDSLHATRLDGVELDELSMGMSGDFRVAVEEGATIVRVGSAIFGR, encoded by the coding sequence ATGGGTTTCGTTGCGGCTCGATACGAGGCTGTTCGCAGACACATCGCGGACGCCGCGGACGCGAGTGGACGTGATCCGAGCGGAATCACCATTGTTGCGGTTACCAAGACCGTAGGCGTGCAAGAGATCCGTGAGGCGGTCTCCGCGGGAGTGGCCGATTTTGGCGAGAACCGTGTGCAGGAGTTTCTCGGCAAGCGAGGACTCTTTCCGGACGTGCGCTGGCACTTCATCGGAACACTTCAGACGAACAAGGTCAAAGACATCGTCGGGCGTGCGTCGCTCATCCACTCGGTCGATTCGTACCGGTTGCTCGAGACGATAGACCGGCGCGCGGCTGAAGCGGGGGTGGTCCAGCCGGTGTTGCTGCAAGTCAACGTCTCAGGCGAGGATTCAAAGCACGGGTTTGACCCTTGCGACGTGCATGAGGCGCTCGCCGAGGCTTCCCGCATGGACTTCATCGAGGTGCGCGGGTTGATGACGATGGCGCCGCTCGGCCGGGCCGAGGACGTTCGCTGGGTCTTTCGCGAACTGCGCGAACTGCGCGATTCTCTACACGCGACGCGGCTCGATGGGGTAGAGTTAGATGAGCTTTCGATGGGCATGTCGGGCGACTTCCGTGTGGCGGTGGAAGAGGGCGCGACAATTGTGCGCGTCGGGAGTGCGATCTTCGGCCGATAG